The Acyrthosiphon pisum isolate AL4f unplaced genomic scaffold, pea_aphid_22Mar2018_4r6ur Scaffold_20523;HRSCAF=21287, whole genome shotgun sequence sequence tgtaatttatttcCAGCCAATCTAAAATAGGCTGTAAAGTTGGCTCTACTCGTTCAAGTTCTTCACTCAAATCATTAAAGCTTTGAACAACATTTTCAGGAGGGACAAATGCTAACGCCGTTATCATTCTAgcatataaattgaaatttgcattatttctataatccctagaaaaaaaataatctcaaGTAATTTcatgattaatatttagttatatttaaactgtgaactatatatttgtattaaattattggtaCTATGTACACTATATGTTTTAGCTTACGCCATCAATCCGGCAGCTCCaatctgtttttttaaattttgaaggaGGTGAAAAAAACAGCCACGAATTTCTACATTGGGAAATTCAGCCCTAAAAGCGTTGTGAATAGCCAACTCATAGTCCACCGATATGCTTCCTGCAATTATACCAGGTGATAAATTCTTTATCTCTACAAGCATCTGGGTATAAGTTGATTGATTCTTGTTAGGCAATAATGCATAGATACAAGGATGAACACCTCCATTGTGACATCCTAAAATCACAAAAACTTGAGAAAATAGAGATGGAGCTATTTTAAACGTTCCATCAACAAACCACTGATGAGATAACGaaagtatctaaataaaaataccatcaaaattatttaaacttatttaaatttttaatttataaaaacatacttcTAAACCCCTCTGTCGACCAAATagaaaaattctattatttccAGCTCCTGTatcacataataaaaaattttcaaacacaCCAGGCTCAACTTCATATTCCTTGAAACTATTTGGAATTTCCAAATCAAATAAGTTCAAAGGTGCAATTGGAATGTGTGGTCCGTTGTCTCGTCTAACTCTtcttacagttttttttaatgtatcaaTGGATGATAACGCTCCTTTTCCAGCAACTGTTAATCCCgctaaacaaattaatttattataaatattgtatattacctataggtatataatttattttgaattacctaagttaataaatttatttattattatttattaggtacttacctaattacCAAGTAggaataatacaatagtttgtatattatactatacatttgtaACTGTATAGatagtttattatgttttaataaataaactaatatttctgGTCATAAaagtttgttatattttacctatacacTGGTTGATCGCTACAGCAGGTGCTTCCATAGTATCTGCAGCTCTTCTTTTGATTCTACTGATGGTGGAAgcaatctaatatttttaaacaaataataattttatacttatgtaccattaattaatatattatacctatgatgAATTATTAACATCACTATGACATTTGGGTAAAAAACCAACCATTTAATAGGAAATAaacagtgttgggtagtaacgtaacacAAATTACAAAGTACTGTAACGCAATTACCTTTTcagtaatttaattacattattttactttaagtaATGCGattgtaacaaaattactttttaaaagtaatttctatgaagtaacgcattaatgcgttattttccacaatagttttgaatgtattataaaaacaagcCGATAGGATGATAATCcagtaaaatcaattatatttatttacgatttggataatagttaacaatattattaaacattccaggaataaatattatcactTTATTAGCAGAAAGAAAAgtttggtttaaaaatataatttaatcatatgaattgaatatggttataaaaatgataaaaaaaggtaatgttatttgtaacgcactactttattaatgaaaaagtaatgtaaggtaataaaaataattttaggtaactcaaatgtaatttaaataaaaatatttgaagtaacgagtaacgtaatttcattactttttaaacgTAATTTGCCCAAcactagaaataaatattacttattagttattactaataactagtaat is a genomic window containing:
- the LOC103312017 gene encoding uncharacterized protein LOC103312017, coding for MDVDTIRSKAVECHEGYQYIFDKMGADQVTQYFRCRRRDISCKGRLHIKGGVKFVKGNHGGHEESPVDIEIASTISRIKRRAADTMEAPAVAINQCIAGLTVAGKGALSSIDTLKKTVRRVRRDNGPHIPIAPLNLFDLEIPNSFKEYEVEPGVFENFLLCDTGAGNNRIFLFGRQRGLEILSLSHQWFVDGTFKIAPSLFSQVFVILGCHNGGVHPCIYALLPNKNQSTYTQMLVEIKNLSPGIIAGSISVDYELAIHNAFRAEFPNVEIRGCFFHLLQNLKKQIGAAGLMA